Proteins from a single region of Acidianus ambivalens:
- a CDS encoding THUMP domain-containing protein has translation MLNNNMEPKLIITTLPGKDKKCKAEILDRLLIKDENAQIDEIKQNVFLIYSKLSPLEAYGLIISAPPSCIGRIFTIDKISDLSNIFEDAEKLLSSRKFKKFYVECINRGNKQADCRSIEIGIGLRMKGKLEVDYKNPDYILFVNLIGDKVYLSIMRKGQEKVSVNSL, from the coding sequence ATGCTTAATAACAATATGGAACCTAAGCTGATTATTACCACGTTACCTGGAAAAGATAAGAAATGTAAAGCCGAGATACTTGATAGGCTTTTAATAAAAGATGAGAATGCGCAAATAGATGAGATTAAGCAAAATGTATTCCTCATTTATTCTAAACTTTCTCCACTAGAGGCTTACGGTTTAATAATTTCAGCACCTCCTTCTTGTATAGGTAGGATTTTTACTATAGATAAGATAAGCGACTTATCCAATATTTTCGAAGATGCAGAAAAATTATTATCTTCTAGAAAATTCAAAAAATTTTATGTAGAATGCATTAATAGAGGTAATAAACAAGCTGATTGCAGGTCAATAGAAATCGGAATAGGCTTAAGAATGAAAGGCAAACTAGAAGTCGATTATAAGAATCCCGACTATATTCTTTTTGTAAATTTAATAGGCGATAAAGTCTATTTGTCAATAATGAGAAAGGGTCAGGAAAAAGTTTCGGTCAACTCTCTCTAA